GGAAATGCCCTCCCCCCCAAAAACTCCCCACTGAATTCACAGCATAGAAAACACCTCTAGTCCATCAACTCCACGTGGAAGTATACTGAGTCCAGGGTCCAAAGGGGCAGGCAGGTGAGATGGGCAGGGGCAAAGACAAGAGCGCGCTCAGGAGGGGAGGCAGCAGGAACCCTTCCTAGCCATGGGAGGAGACAATGGGCCGGCTGATATTGCTGTTGGTGGTCATGGCGTTGAGCTCCCACCTGGAAAGGTCAATAATgggcagagaagacagaagaggtgGTCTCTATGACAAAGCTATGACACAGCACCCTCCAATCTCTCTTCCTCACAGCCCTTTCGGGGTTAATCACCAGACCCCACCTACCACCACATCTCCCACCCACCTCCTACTCAACCACCTCCAAGTTCTTTGAGATTTCCTGTTTGTGTTTATACAGATTTCTGAACCTAAGCACCTGGCTCATGTGTACCCATTTCAGTTAATACCCCAGTTACCTCTGCTGCTCTGCAGCCAGCCAGGCCGCACTCATCACAACCAGAGCCCCCGCCCCTCGCTGCAATCTCCCAGATTTTAAGGCCCCGATTCAGACCTCCTGTTCTCCCTAAACTTTGGGGCCTAAAGactttcccacccaccccaccaacTAAAAGTGTGCTTCCCACACCACTTCCTCCTACAAAGACTTCAACCTGTGTCCTGTGTCACCAAAGGACACAGAGACCTCAACAAGCAAGAACTAAAACAACCTATCTCCAGGAGGAGGGGATGTCTCAGAATGACCAAGAGGAGGAAATATCACATAGTGTGACTTTTGGTGCTCCATGTGAACTCAATACAGGCAAGAAGCAGGAACCtcgaaccgggcgtggtggcgcacgcctttaatcccagcactcgggaggcagaggcaggcggatttctgacttcgaagccagccagcctggtctacagagtgagttccaggactacacagagaaaaccctgtcttgaaaatatcaaaaaaaaaaaaaaaaagagagagaaagaaaagaaaacaaagaaataggaacctctctccatccctgaccTAAGGAGTCCAGAAACTCCAACTTTGTACTTTGCAGTCAACCCTGAAATTTAGTCACTCTCAAAAATACatcaccaaaacaaaataaacaaaactaagcaaGGTCAAAGAGCTTCTGAGCATGGCTCAGACAATCCAGAATGTTCTCTTTGTGATGGCAGCACCTTTACCTACTTGTTCCTCACAAAAATCTCCTCCCCAGCAGACAGAAATGGCTGCGGCTGCATGTTGAGACCTCGCTAATCAGGTCACACCTGTGCTGGCCACTCACCCTTAACCACCCCTCCCCCGCAACCACCTGCTTTACCTGATGTCATGGGGCAGACAGGACTGGTCCAGGTTATACTGAAGCACCGCCAGTTTGCAGAGTGTCTTCAGACTGGGACCTTTATCggaggagttggaggccagtcagAGCAGGGAAAAGCCCATCCTGCTCACCACCCAGAGCCAGAGACCCCGTCAGCAGAAGCCCCTCAGAAATGAGTACTTACTGAAGTCCAAGATGTGTAAGTCAGAATGATCTATGAGGTCAAATTCATCCCCCAGGCCTTCCTCGGGGGAGGGGCTGTACAGACGGAAAGAGGACGAAGTAGGTGCTGGGACTACCCACAGACCCTCACCCTGATGCCACCCACTGAGTTACAGACAGGCCCTTCCCCGAGTTCACCACCCCCCCTCCTAACCTGGTACCGCCAAAGAGGACAATCTTATCACCAACAATACAGCAACACTGGCGGCGGCGGGGACATGGTCCTTTCCCCTTTGGTTCAATCTTCTTCCAGGTAAAGGACCCTAAGGAGAGGTCCCTAGAGGTTCAATACCTGGCCAACCTAGACATCTACACAACCTAGACCACTCCAATCCACCTCTTACTCAGGGTtactctttcccccctctcccgTAAAGTGCTTTACCAGGATTAAACTTCCAGAGGTCATGGAAATGCCGATTCAGCCTTGCATTGTAGCCACCAAAGATGTAGAGCTCTCCATTGTAGCCAACTGGAAGGGCAGAGACATGTCAAAAGAGAATGGAGTTGCACAGGGAGGGCACCAAAAAAATAACAGACACTCACAGGCCGAATGGCTCCTGCGCCCCTCAGGCAGCACCGGCGTGTGAGGACAGTCGAGCCAGGCCTCGGTTCTGGTATCAAAGACTCGAATTCGATTACAGTAGATCTCATTGTTGGAATGAAATGGCCCAAAGCGGTCTGCACGGCCCCCGAAGACATACATGTGATTGCCCAGCATCGTGGCTGAGTGGAAGTCCCTCCAACGTGCAGGATTGCCCtagccaagagcagagagatggggaagggagtcAGCATGGGCTCGGGTAGGGGAAACTGAGCCTCTTAGGATTCCAGCCAAGGGTGGGGATCTGACAGACCAAAGAGAGAGCAGACCTTTGTACAAACAAGGGTCCACGTCATGGTGCTGGTGTCCAGCTTGTGGATGTCGTTGGAAAAGCAGTCGGCCTGAGCAACGGAAGGTAGAAAACTGTCAATGGTTAGTGACTTGTTCTGGAGACCCTCGTCCTGCCACTTAAGTGGTGGCAATGGTTACTCTCtgaccttctttttttttctttttggactttcaagacagggtttctctgtgtagccctggctgtcctcaaactcagaaatccgcctgcctctgcctcccgagtgctgggattaaaggcatgcgccaccatgcccggctactcTGTGACCTTCTATCCTTCCACTTAAAAGTCTCCTGTTCCACCATactaaatttctctctcttttcttccttttgatataaaacaattttttttcccagacttACCAACTGTTCATATCCCCCAAAAATGTACATGATCTTGCCCAGGACACAAGCTGAATGTCCATCCCGTGCCCCAGGCACTGTTCCTGACACTCGGGGTGTAGACCACTTGTGAGTATCTTTTGAGAGAGGTAAGAGAATGACACAGGTCAGCTGACACACCAGCCTCAATTCTGGCCTTCCCTTCTCCAAcactctccccaacccccccttTCCCAGGTCCAAGGCGTCATTTGAGACCCATACTCACTGACATCAAAGGCATAGAGTACGTTGCAGGCCCCTTCGGTGTCATTGCGCCCACCCCAAAGGAAGACGGTGTCATCAATGAGGACGGTTGAGTGTCCATACCGCATGTAGGGAACGACAGGAGCCTGTCCTCGGACGGCAGGCCTCACTGGGGGCAGCTTTGTCCAACGCAAGGACACTGTGGATACAGCTCTCCTTAGCCCTGGGAACCTCCTTTCAAGCTGCCACCTTGTCCCAAACCAACCATTCTTACCCAACCCATTTACCGCAGAGACCACTACTGCACTTCATTCGGGTGCCCACTACCTCCTGTGGTGTAGAGACTCCAGAAAGATAGCAGGACTGGCTTACCAGCATTGAAGATGTGCACATCTATCTGCCGTAGTGTTTCGTAGTCTTCCCCAGAGCAGTAACCCCCGAAGGAGTATACTCGGTGCCCGACAGCCACTGCAGCATGGTTCACCCTGCGTGGCCCGCCCTCCAGATGCACTGTCCACCGTAACATCCCCTGGGCCACAGGTTACAGGAACATGCCCCCCCGGCACAGCCTGCTGTCTCTGCTACCTGTACACAAGTCAGGGCCACAGGTTGCTCAGATGAGCTTCACTGTGGCTGCCCAGGGCCAGGCTTTGCCTCTAAGTGCCACCCCGGTGGCCCTCCCACACCACCCCTCTATAGGGACACTGATCACAGCTCAGGTGGCTGGCCCTACCCCGGGAGAGCTGCAGAGGTCAAGGAGCTTGCCCGGGCCCTGTGTTCTCCCACAGTGAAGGGTGGGGCCACCTTAACCTGACTGCCAGCTCAGAATCTGATGACCATGACTTGCCCCCCCTGCTCCTCTGTCAACTCCACCCTGTCCCCGGCTTGGAACAAGCTCCAAgcccccagtccccagcccttTCCCATACTGGGTGTGTTCTTCCTTCTGGCTCTGCTTACTGCCACCTCTCTAAGAATTTCCCTCCATCTCTTAAAGGTAGGGATCTCAAAATACTCACAGCTATTAATAgcccagccagccccagccagccccagccagcccACTGAAAGCTGGCTGGGTGCTTTAAAGTAAAGAGAAGCTTTAGGCTTTTAAGAGTAGAACAGTGTCCCTACCTAGGACAGGGAACTCCATGTAACCATGGTTGATTAGCCCCTCACAGGGCGTTCTTGTCAAGCTGATCCGATGTCCCTGGGGTCACCCAGGGTGTCTACAGGCACGAGGAGTTCCTTTGACAGCTGTAGCTCGTACACTGCCAGGACTAGAAACTTAAGCCAGAAAGGTATGTGTATACTGAGAGTCGGGGGCAGGGAAGAGCTCCCTCAACTTTCTCAGCCACTTCCAGCAGCCCTGCCCCTGTTTGGGTCTctgaaggagaggaggggtgggagtgTAGATTGGAAAGAGGAAAGCAAGCAAAAATGCCTTTGGGTAGGACAAGAGAAAACCCCAAACACAAGCGGGGCCTCGTaaagcagccagccagcctagtgaTAAGAGTATAGTATTTGAGAGCTCTTTCAGGCAAATCTTTTTGCAACTAGCAATGCCTTTGGGTTTGGGTGATCCATTTCCTGTTCAAAAATCCCTGGCAAGGAGGAAAAAAACCTCAGGGGGGGGGGAGCGTGTGCACCTCCAGCAAAGGAGGTCCCCTTCAGGGGGACAGACACGGTTTTCATCAACTGCCCCCACAACCTTTCACTATACACTTTAAATAGCCACCTCTCTCAATGTGAAATAGCAGCAGCCAAAAGTTAAACTGTCCCTTCCTTACTCTGGCTCTTCAATCTGTGCTCATCAGAGAGGACTGAAAGCTTAAGGATCCAAGTCTGAGGCAGGTGTGGTGGggcatggaggcagggggatgcctgTGTACTTAAGGCCAGCCACCTGAGTCTACACAGTAAGTCCCAAATTAGCCAGACCtacaagaacctgtctcaaaacaaaccaaaccaaaaaaaaataataataataaataataatagagaaaggaaagaaaagaatgaggtgGAGACGAGCCTATCATTTTCCTTCATAGCTTTTACTTTCCCTTGAAAGTAAGTCCAGAATAAACGAAAATGCACAAAGATGAGTCTACAATCCCAGTGGTAGACGGAGGAAGACTCCATCGTCTTCCTAAGAACTCGGAGGCAGGGGGTCAAACGTTTATCTCTGGGTCTCCAGTATTTCCCACCAATAGGCCATTTTCAACCTCCCAGCCCCTGAGGTCAgctccccctccctgcctgcgCCCCTTCCCTTCTTAATCTCCCGAGAGCCTTGCAGTTCCTTCTCCCACCACTCCAAGGTCCACACCGGAGCCCTCTAACTCGTCTACGTCCACGAAGGGAAGCAGCCCATCCTTATCCCCTTCCAACCATAACTGTGCACTGTGAGTGAGACTGGACTCCTGTTGTAGTCCCCCTTTCTCggccgcccctcccccacagcgccaaccactgccccctccccctgccattaTGCTCAGCTTCCTGATTCTCTTCGGAACCCACTCCGGTTCTTTCAGCGCTTCCTCCAGCCACCAGGTCTCTCCCACCCGTTTCCAGGCCATTTTCCCCAACCCCTTCGCGGACCATTAACACCCCTCTTTCCCAGCATCCCCCtagctccctccccacccccagctcatcCTTCTCGGCCCCTCCCCCGCGGCCCCAGCAGTAGGCAATGGGCGTCGCCGGTCCCTCCaatcttcctcctccctcaaccCCATCCCAGGCTACCTGCCAGGCCGGGCCGGGGTGGGGCCGCGGGTCCTCGCGCTGCCAGCAGCCTAGAACCCGTTGCCCGCCAACCGATTCCTCGGTCCCCAACGAGATAAACACTGCCAGACTTCGTCCTTCCGGCGGGCAGCGGGACGCGCACGTGCAGTGAGAATTCCGGGCCCGACAGCTTCAGGGACTTGTAGTCCACCAATTACCCCAGGGCcgaaagatgggggtgggggtgggcgggggGCGGTTTGTGCGCATGCGCAGAATACCAGCTCACGTCGCGCGCCTGGGGGCCACTGGGTAATGTAGTTCTTTGTGGTCCGGGCAGGGGATGGCGGAGGCGGGGCAAGAGGCGGACTTGTCGTCCTCGCTTGCGTCAGTCTCGGGCACGGGGCGGGGCTGGAGGACTAAGAGCCCCACCACGTCCTGCCCCGCCGGAAGTGAAGGTGCGGGTCCGGCTGTGGGCTCTGAGAGGGTGAGGCGCGAGGAAATACCAACGCCGAGAATCAGTGGGGCGGGTAGGGGACGCTGTAGCTGGGGCCATTGAAGGGGAGCCCCTGGGCCTGAAGGTTTTTTTTGCTAGGCAGGCGGTACTGCACTCCCCCGAAATAGGGGGGATGAGGGGCGGGGATGCGCTATGGTGGGTAGCCTGGCGACCAGCAGTTACCTCCGGAGGAGGGGCGTGGTGAGAGGGGCGAGGTTCTGGGAAGAGTCTCTTAGCAAGAGGTGAAACCCTCCGGTGGTCCGTTCATTTAGGAATAAGGCGAGTTAAAGACTTGTGTGCTCCAGCTCAATATGAGAACCCAAACTTAGGACAGGGAGGCATGAGAGACGGGAGCTAGAGGCAAGCCCCGTGCGAGAGGGAAGTGGGTGGGCTGAACGTGAAAGGAGACCCGGGTTCATCCCATCCCTATCCTGCCTTTCTGTCCTTGCAGCCCCTGCCCGGATGGCAACAGTAGTTNTAGGGGGAGACACCATGGGCCCTGAGCGTCTCTTCCCCAATCAGACTGAGGACTTAGGGCCNCATCAGGGTCCTACAGAAGGAACTGGGGATTGGAGCAGTGAAGAACccgaggaagaacaggaggaaacaGGAGCAGGCCCAGCAGGCTACTCGTACCAGCCCCTTAATCAAGACCCTGAACAAGAAGAAGTGGAATTGGCACCAGTGGGTGAGGGAGAAGATGGAGCCGCTGACATCCAAGATCGGATTCAGGCCCTGGGGCTTCATCTGCCAGACCCTCCATTGGAGAgtgaggatgaagatgaggagggAGCCGCGGCATTGAGCAGCCACAGCTCTATCCCCATGGACCCaggtataaaaacagaaaaacaacaaagctCATTCCTTCATTTAGAAATAATTACCAAGAAAACAGAGTGGTTTAAAACCAGtaagaactgggcatggtggtgcacacctttaatcccagcgctcatgaggcagagacaggctggtggtctcttgagtttgaggccatcctggtctacagagccaattccaggatagccagggttgcacagagaaaaaccaaatacAATGCCCCCATCCCCCCCCAAACAGGATCACTTTATTCCTAAAAAGTTTGTTAAATGAAATTTTGTGGACTTCAGAATCTAAGTGAAATGCTGTCTCACTAGACTTGGGAATGGGTAGACCTGCCAATTGTGAGGACGTGGTGATACGTTGGGGGGTCCTAGGCTGACTGAGGTTCTAGGGAGCGAGGAGCTGTTCCCATTCTTTATTCCCTAACCAGCCTGTGGCTATGCTTTCAGAACACGTAGAGCTGGTGAAAAGGACGATGGCTGGAGTAAGCCTGCCTGCACCAGGGGTTCCTGCCTGGGCTCAGGAGATCTCAGATGCTCCGTGGGAAGATGTGGTGCAGAAAGCCCTCCAAGCCCGGCAGGCNTCCCCTGCCTGGAAGTGACCAGAGAGCGGGCCGCCTTACTCCCTACATTCCGAGCCAGGACCAGCACAGGACTAACGACTNTGGTCTTAACAGCCTCCTTCTTCCCATGTCCCTTTCACACCAAGGCGAATCAGACCTCTCAGAGACCCACTTTATTCAGTTCTGTACATATGGGGACANCGGCCCAAGCCCAGCCCACCTTAACATGTATCACTCTGTGGAGAATAAAGCACCCTATGTACACAGCCAAAAGCCGCACTTCCTGTGCCCCTGAATCCTGGTCCAGCCCTCCCCAGGCTTTTGTTTCTGAGCGCTTGGAGGGTACAGGTGACACCTGCCCAGCCAGAGTCAGCAGAAACCAGGAAATAACAGGCACTGCAGGGAGCCATGCTTGGAGcactgctcctgcctccctccttacAGCTCTGGGGACCAAGAGCACAGGGAAAGCAGCCAGCCACGGGGTGGTCCCTTGCAAATGCGCGATCCCAGGACTGCTGCTCGACAAAGAGGGCAAGGCAGGTGGTTCATTCTCCCCAGCGGGCCCACCAGGCCCTATAGTCATCGGGTGTCCATAACGTACTTGTCTGTCCTCTGTTGTCTTGGTTAGGTATAGGATACAAAGGAGCACACTACCACCCCGCCTGCATAAAGCTAGGTCTAGGCCCATCTGTGCTGCCAGGATTGGCTCCCTCCCGCTCGTCACACCAGGGGCCAACGGAGCTTAACATGACTTTGGTGACAGTCTCCTGTTGTACcctgcagggagaggagagacacctCAACTTCCGATGAGGattaaggggagagagaggaacatgTGATTCCTGTGTGTATTTCTCAGAACAGTTTCAGGTAGCTGTGGGGTTAGGAGCAGGGGGACAGGCACCCCCAGGTTGTCTAAGCACTGAGCACTCAGTGCTCAGCCTGTCTGTACTAGCCACAGGGAGGCATGAACACATttaggggagaagagggagcacTCTGGGCACCCCGCTTCCAGTGCCTGCATCCTCTAGAGTAGCCAGAGAGGTGCTGTTCTGCCCCAAGTCAGCCAATGAGGAGCAGAGGGTGGAGGGCTGGGCTGCATCCCAGGGCTGAGTGGGCTGGAGCCCTGTGGGAAGGGAAGGTGAGGGGTCAGAGGGCCTCCTGGCTGGCAGTTAAAAACTCTTCTGCCCGCTTGTGCGCCTCTAGTGCCTTGATGGTGTGCACATCCTGCGGCAGCTCTGACTTCCTCTGGAGCAGCACTTTATCCTTCTTGATGTCCTTCAGCATCTGGGTACAGATAGGGAGAAGGCCAGAAGTGGTGACCACAGTTCCCAGGAGATCTCATTTTCCTCCCGTTTCTGCcgcctgtctcctctctctagACCCAGCACTGCTGCCTCAGCCTGACTCTTGCCCCTGGTGTCCTCTCACCTGCACGGCCTCTGTTTCCACTGTCCTCTTCAGGAGCTGGATGTCCTCTGCTGTGGGGGTCTCTGTCTCCATGGAGTACACAGGGGGCAGTGGTGGAGGAGCCCGAAACATAGGGTACTGAGAGGGCAAGGGATGGACCAACGGTGAGACCTCACTCTCCCGCCTCTCCCGCCTGAGCTCGGGGCAGGGACATCAAAGCCTCCCTCACCTGGGGATTGAGCCGGGCCAGCTCCTCAATCTTCTGCcacatctcctctctctccttcattcgGAACCGGCCCCTAAGGGAGGAACAGGggattggggttggggttggggacaGTGAGCTGGAGGCAGAAGGTAAGGGTCCTCACAGAAACACTCacttctgcttctctgccttgtACTGCTGTGTACAGTCATCAAACAGCTTCTGGTTCATCTCCATGAAGAGCTTCAGAGCATTGTAGATGAGGCCATGGATTGTCCTGCACCCAGACAGAGACGGTGTCACGGCCACAGCCTGCCATCGCAGTCACTGCCCAGTAGGCTTGTTCCCAGTCCACTGTCTTCTCTGTTCACTGTTCCCGATCACTAACTCTTGACTAACTCTCCTGAATTGAGGGCATCTATCTGATGGTCTTTACATATAGGGGCCTCACATGTCTAACCCTTCCTTGGCTCCCATTCCACGGCCTCCCAGTAACATGGAGGACTGTCAGCAGCACACTAAGTCTGCTTTCAGCACAAAAGTTTTTTTATAAGTTGGACTCTGTTTTTTAAGCTATCACGTAGTCCCTGCCAGCCCAGGATGTCTCCAGAGCTGTGTGGTGTGATACAGGTCATCTGTTTGGTCACCTTTTCTGGCCAGTCAACCCCTAGAGGCCCTTATTTGGTGGGCACCAACTCTCCTTGCTGGGCGTCCACATGGGGTCCACGCCTCGTGTTCTTCTATGCCCTCACAGTGTGGAATACCCAGGTCCCACCATCAGTGCAACCTGAGGGCCTTACTTGTTCCAGTGGCTTTTGGAGTTCCTATAGAGTGCAGGAAACATGATGGGGAGGACGCGGGCAGCGTTGTCACTGACCAGGCTCATGATATACTCATTGTTCCAGTAGTAGAGGGCACGCTCTGCCACCTGCAAGGACAGTGGAGTTGAGTGGGCACTTGCTACAATTCTCAAGACCTACTCTACTAAATCTGGGAGTCAGTGAGTCTGTCTGGTCTCACCTGGAAATGGGGGCTGGAAACACATTTGGCAAGCTGGCGGAAGAGCGGCTCCATGACTTTACTGAACTCCGAGGGTTCGATGACATCCAGAATCTCCTCCAGCTCATTGAGAAACATCACCTCTTTGGGGCTGTGGGTCTTAGGCCAAAACTTGAGAAGTCCCACAATCACCTGTGATGACAATGTGAGGACAGAACTCCTAACCTGCTCAGCTCTCTGGGAAGCGCTTCTGTTGCCTTTTCCCTTGCCTACCCTCAGCTACTACGTGGCTTCTCTGGCTTGGACCTGTTTCCTGAGGATATAGGTCTTGTTTCCCTTCAGAGATAGCCACATCGCTCAGGCCTCCTGAGCATCCACTTAGAGAATTACTCAGTAGTTAGCGACTGGAGCTAGAGGTATTCATGCTCAGTGATAAAGCCCTTGCCTGAGATGTCCAAGGGCCTAGGTTTGTATGTGGCCAATGCCACAACCAACAGAAACAAAGCCGACAGGTAGAGACGGGCAGCACTGCTGCTGACTGGAGCCCCGAAGGGCGATTACCGGCTCAGTGAGGCTGCTCTCCTTCTCCAGGAACTGCACCACACAGTACGCCAGCTGCAAAAGGTCGGGGTTAGAAGTGAGATTCAGCTCTCGGTGACAAGATCCCCAAACAGAAGAGGAGGGATAGGGGATTTACCACAACCACTCTTTTATGCTGACAGGAATCCCTCCCTTCTCTGATGCTCAGGTGCTCACCTGAGGGTGGTAAACACTGAGAGACTTGACTTTGTGAAGTGGAAGCAGGACACGGATGAGAAACATCTTGTGCTCTTCCTTAAGGGGCAAGGCAAAGCCATTGATGATGCTAGAAGTCAAGGGGCATCtttaggaccaagggcttctgtCGGAGCTTAGTGTGCCCGTCCCCCATTCCAGTGGCATCTGCACTCGCCACTCACCTGCCCAGGATCTCCAGCAGCTCCGCAATCCCATTGTGATGCTCAGTCTCATAGATGAACCTAATGGAAGACGGTCACCTTGATGCCACCCGTCAATCATGCTCTAGTCTTCCCTgccttcctgttcccatccctcctccacaGAGGTGTGCTGTGCTCCCAAGCCTGGCCTCATGGCCTCACCTGTAGAAGATGTGGTTGATCTGCCTACGAATATAAGCCCGGAGCCCCAAAAACTTGCCATAGATGCGATGCAAAATGGTCTTGAGAAAATCCCGCTCTCTAGGGTCTTCGCTATCGAATAGGTCCAGGAGCTAGGAGCAGGAGGTTAAGAAAGGCAGTGAATGAGGCAGCAGCCAGGGAAGGTATGCGCTGGGCTCACAAGGTTCTCTGGGAAATGGCGTCAGGTCTCAGAAAAGCAGAGTGATTTTTATCATCTGGCTCCTCCAGTGTGCTATCTGGGTGTTTATACCCATTCATTAAAGAGAGGCATTTGCTCGCTCCACTTACACCAGGAGTTTCTTTGGGAGCCTTGTGCCAGACACAGATGAACTCCCAGTATAATCAGAATAAGGGGAAGAAGTGGGCAGGACACAGGTGAAG
This portion of the Mus pahari chromosome 18, PAHARI_EIJ_v1.1, whole genome shotgun sequence genome encodes:
- the Mea1 gene encoding male-enhanced antigen 1 isoform X3 — protein: MATVVXGGDTMGPERLFPNQTEDLGPHQGPTEGTGDWSSEEPEEEQEETGAGPAGYSYQPLNQDPEQEEVELAPVGEGEDGAADIQDRIQALGLHLPDPPLESEDEDEEGAAALSSHSSIPMDPEHVELVKRTMAGVSLPAPGVPAWAQEISDAPWEDVVQKALQARQASPAWK
- the Ppp2r5d gene encoding serine/threonine-protein phosphatase 2A 56 kDa regulatory subunit delta isoform isoform X1 is translated as MPYKLKKDKQEPPKLAKGTAKPSSSSKDGGGENTDEAQPQPQSQPPSSNKRPSNSTPPPTQLSKIKYSGGPQIVKKERRQSSSRFNLSKNRELQKLPALKDSPTQEREELFIQKLRQCCVLFDFVSDPLSDLKFKEVKRAGLNEMVEYITHSRDVVTEAVYPEAVTMFSVNLFRTLPPSSNPTGAEFDPEEDEPTLEAAWPHLQLVYEFFLRFLESPDFQPNIAKKYIDQKFVLALLDLFDSEDPRERDFLKTILHRIYGKFLGLRAYIRRQINHIFYRFIYETEHHNGIAELLEILGSIINGFALPLKEEHKMFLIRVLLPLHKVKSLSVYHPQLAYCVVQFLEKESSLTEPVIVGLLKFWPKTHSPKEVMFLNELEEILDVIEPSEFSKVMEPLFRQLAKCVSSPHFQVAERALYYWNNEYIMSLVSDNAARVLPIMFPALYRNSKSHWNKTIHGLIYNALKLFMEMNQKLFDDCTQQYKAEKQKGRFRMKEREEMWQKIEELARLNPQYPMFRAPPPLPPVYSMETETPTAEDIQLLKRTVETEAVQMLKDIKKDKVLLQRKSELPQDVHTIKALEAHKRAEEFLTASQEAL
- the Klhdc3 gene encoding kelch domain-containing protein 3; the protein is MLRWTVHLEGGPRRVNHAAVAVGHRVYSFGGYCSGEDYETLRQIDVHIFNAVSLRWTKLPPVRPAVRGQAPVVPYMRYGHSTVLIDDTVFLWGGRNDTEGACNVLYAFDVNTHKWSTPRVSGTVPGARDGHSACVLGKIMYIFGGYEQLADCFSNDIHKLDTSTMTWTLVCTKGNPARWRDFHSATMLGNHMYVFGGRADRFGPFHSNNEIYCNRIRVFDTRTEAWLDCPHTPVLPEGRRSHSAFGYNGELYIFGGYNARLNRHFHDLWKFNPGSFTWKKIEPKGKGPCPRRRQCCCIVGDKIVLFGGTSPSPEEGLGDEFDLIDHSDLHILDFSPSLKTLCKLAVLQYNLDQSCLPHDIRWELNAMTTNSNISRPIVSSHG
- the Mea1 gene encoding male-enhanced antigen 1 isoform X1: MAEAGQEADLSSSLASVSGTGRGWRTKSPTTSCPAGSEGAGPAVGSERVRREEIPTPRISGAAPARMATVVXGGDTMGPERLFPNQTEDLGPHQGPTEGTGDWSSEEPEEEQEETGAGPAGYSYQPLNQDPEQEEVELAPVGEGEDGAADIQDRIQALGLHLPDPPLESEDEDEEGAAALSSHSSIPMDPEHVELVKRTMAGVSLPAPGVPAWAQEISDAPWEDVVQKALQARQASPAWK
- the Mea1 gene encoding male-enhanced antigen 1 isoform X2; this translates as MSLGSPRVSTGTRSSFDSCSSYTARTRNLSQKAPARMATVVXGGDTMGPERLFPNQTEDLGPHQGPTEGTGDWSSEEPEEEQEETGAGPAGYSYQPLNQDPEQEEVELAPVGEGEDGAADIQDRIQALGLHLPDPPLESEDEDEEGAAALSSHSSIPMDPEHVELVKRTMAGVSLPAPGVPAWAQEISDAPWEDVVQKALQARQASPAWK
- the Ppp2r5d gene encoding serine/threonine-protein phosphatase 2A 56 kDa regulatory subunit delta isoform isoform X2, whose protein sequence is MPYKLKKDKEPPKLAKGTAKPSSSSKDGGGENTDEAQPQPQSQPPSSNKRPSNSTPPPTQLSKIKYSGGPQIVKKERRQSSSRFNLSKNRELQKLPALKDSPTQEREELFIQKLRQCCVLFDFVSDPLSDLKFKEVKRAGLNEMVEYITHSRDVVTEAVYPEAVTMFSVNLFRTLPPSSNPTGAEFDPEEDEPTLEAAWPHLQLVYEFFLRFLESPDFQPNIAKKYIDQKFVLALLDLFDSEDPRERDFLKTILHRIYGKFLGLRAYIRRQINHIFYRFIYETEHHNGIAELLEILGSIINGFALPLKEEHKMFLIRVLLPLHKVKSLSVYHPQLAYCVVQFLEKESSLTEPVIVGLLKFWPKTHSPKEVMFLNELEEILDVIEPSEFSKVMEPLFRQLAKCVSSPHFQVAERALYYWNNEYIMSLVSDNAARVLPIMFPALYRNSKSHWNKTIHGLIYNALKLFMEMNQKLFDDCTQQYKAEKQKGRFRMKEREEMWQKIEELARLNPQYPMFRAPPPLPPVYSMETETPTAEDIQLLKRTVETEAVQMLKDIKKDKVLLQRKSELPQDVHTIKALEAHKRAEEFLTASQEAL